The following coding sequences are from one Lycium ferocissimum isolate CSIRO_LF1 chromosome 3, AGI_CSIRO_Lferr_CH_V1, whole genome shotgun sequence window:
- the LOC132049593 gene encoding secoisolariciresinol dehydrogenase-like — protein sequence MFNNAGITGNMKDPSILDINYKNVKNVFDINVYGAFLGAKIAAKAMIPTKKGSILFTASIASVIGGTGSPITCSSSKHAVVGLTNHLAVELGQYGIRVNCISPYTVATPLVREILGKMDKEKAEEIVMETANLKGQVLEPEDIAEAAVYLGSEDSKYVSGVNLVVDGGYSKTNPLASIVMQNHI from the coding sequence ATGTTCAACAATGCGGGCATAACTGGAAACATGAAGGATCCAAGTATATTagacataaattacaaaaacGTCAAGAACGTGTTTGATATCAACGTTTACGGGGCATTTTTAGGAGCCAAAATTGCAGCCAAAGCTATGATACCGACTAAAAAAGGAAGCATTTTATTCACTGCTAGTATTGCTTCTGTTATTGGTGGCACTGGTTCACCAATAACATGTTCTTCATCAAAGCATGCTGTGGTTGGACTAACTAATCATTTAGCTGTTGAATTGGGACAATATGGAATAAGGGTCAATTGCATTTCTCCATATACAGTTGCTACACCACTTGTTagggaaattttggggaaaatggaTAAGGAAAAAGCAGAGGAAATTGTTATGGAAACTGCTAATCTTAAAGGGCAAGTATTGGAACCAGAGGATATTGCTGAGGCTGCTGTTTATTTGGGAAGTGAGGATTCTAAGTATGTGAGTGGTGTTAATTTGGTAGTTGATGGAGGATATAGTAAAACTAATCCTCTTGCCTCAATTGTCATGCAAAACCATATTTAA
- the LOC132048661 gene encoding uncharacterized protein LOC132048661, whose product MAFALHSHSASVPTVDGFNFSDWCEQIKFHLGVLDLDVALYTEKPTAITETSSAEERSYYKHQDRSNRLGLMFMRMNIAGNIKTARPKTKSAKELLKLVEECSQAADKSLVGTLLGTLTTMKFDSSRTMHEHVIKMTNIAARSGWKFPCTIHHQLITV is encoded by the exons ATGG CATTTGCTCTTCATTCGCACTCTGCCTCTGTTCCGACCGTTGACGGATTTAACTTCTCAGATTGGTGCGAACAAATTAAATTCCATCTCGGAGTTTTAGATCTTGATGTTGCACTTTATACTGAGAAGCCAACTGCTATTACTGAAACTAGCAGTGCTGAAGAAAGGTCCTATTATAAGCACCAGGACCGGTCTAACAGATTAGGCCTAATGTTTATGCGAATGAATATTGCGGGCAACATTAAGACTGCTCGTCCCAAAACTAAAAGTGCCAAAGAACTTCTGAAACTTGTGGAAGAATGCTCCCAAGCTGCTGATAAGTCGCTTGTTGGGACACTACTGGGTACTTTGACCACCATGAAGTTTGATAGTTCACGTACCATGCATGAGCATGTTATTAAAATGACAAACATAGCAGCAAGAAGTGGATGGAAATTTCCTTGTACAATTCATCACCAACTCATTACCGTTTGA
- the LOC132049592 gene encoding short chain aldehyde dehydrogenase 1-like, which produces MVIPSSITPIVKRLEGKVAVITGGASGIGEAATRLFTKHGAKVVVADVRDDLGRALCKELGSNDTVSFTHCDVTNKNDMQNAVDGAVLRYGKLDIMFSNAGITGNMKDPSILATDYNNFKNVFDVNVYGAFLGAKIAAKAMIPTKKGSILFTSSIASVIGGIASPITYASSKHAVVGLAKHLAVELGQYGIRVNCISPYTVATPLVREILGKMDKEKAEEVIMETANLKGTILEPEDIAEAAVYLGSDESKYVSGINLVIDGGYSKTNPLASMVMQNYI; this is translated from the exons ATGGTAATTCCTTCATCTATAACTCCAATTGTCAAAAG GTTAGAAGGTAAAGTAGCAGTGATCACAGGTGGAGCTAGTGGAATTGGAGAGGCCGCAACACGACTTTTCACAAAACATGGCGCCAAGGTTGTGGTTGCTGATGTTCGAGATGACTTAG GTCGAGCCCTCTGCAAAGAATTAGGCTCAAACGACACCGTTTCCTTCACACATTGCGATGTTACGAACAAAAACGACATGCAAAACGCTGTAGACGGAGCAGTTTTGAGGTACGGAAAGCTAGACATCATGTTCAGCAACGCGGGCATAACTGGAAACATGAAGGATCCGAGTATTTTAGCCACGGACTACAACAACTTCAAGAACGTATTCGATGTCAACGTTTACGGGGCATTTTTAGGAGCCAAAATTGCAGCCAAAGCAATGATACCAACTAAAAAAGGAAGTATTTTATTCACTTCTAGTATTGCTTCTGTTATTGGTGGCATTGCTTCACCAATAACATATGCTTCATCAAAACATGCTGTGGTTGGACTAGCTAAACATTTAGCTGTGGAATTGGGACAATATGGAATAAGGGTCAATTGCATTTCTCCATATACTGTTGCAACACCACTTGTTagggaaattttggggaaaatggaTAAGGAGAAAGCAGAGGAAGTTATCATGGAAACTGCTAATCTTAAAGGGACAATATTGGAACCTGAAGATATTGCTGAGGCTGCTGTTTATTTGGGAAGTGATGAGTCTAAGTATGTGAGTGGTATTAACTTGGTGATTGATGGAGGATATAGTAAAACTAATCCTCTTGCCTCAATGGTCATGCAaaactatatttaa
- the LOC132049594 gene encoding leucine-rich repeat receptor protein kinase HPCA1, translating into MSAVRLLLCCLIFSSGIHLTYSVTDPKDVTILRSLKDQWLNTPPSWQKSDDPCGTSWEGVTCNNSRVTALGLSTMGLKGKLSGDIGGLTELISLDLSFNRGLTGSLSPRIGDLQKLNILILAGCSFSGSLPKELGKLAELSFLALNSNNFTGVIPPTLGNLSKLYWLDLADNQLTGPIPVSTSSSPGLDLLKKAKHFHFNKNQLSGSIPDILFSGDMVLIHVLFDGNQLSGSIPFTLGYVQTLEVLRLDRNALNGSVPSNLNNLTSVVELNLAQNELSGPLPDLSGMNSLNYLDLSNNSFHRSEAPVWFSTLQSLTTLVIEYGSLHGSVHQKLFALPQLQQVKLRNNAFNDTLNMGGISGRQLTLVDLQNNEISSITLGSGYKNILILIGNPVCDTALGNTNYCQLQQQSAKPYSTSLANCGSKSCPADQKVSPQSCDCAYPYEGTFYFRGPSFRELSNANTFHSLEMSLWVKLDLTPGSVSLQNPFFNIDDYLQVQLELFPPAGKFFNRSEVERIGFKLSNQTYKPPPQFGPYYFIASPYTFQAERGEASISSRQVIGIAIGCTVLVLLLFGLAIYAIQQKKIAERAIGLSRPFASWAPSGNDSESAPQLKGARWFSYDELKKCTSNFSERNEIGSGGYGKVYRGMLMNGQVIAIKRAQHGSMQGGLEFKTEIELLSRVHHKNLVGLVGFCFEQGEQVLVYEYMPNGSLRENLSGKTGINLDWKRRLRVALDSARGLAYLHELANPPIIHRDVKSTNILLDQNLTAKVADFGLSKLVSDSSKGHVSTQVKGTLGYLDPEYYMTQQLTEKSDVYSFGVVMLELITAKQPIEKGKYVVREMRTAINKNEEEHYGLSNMIDPVIRSTPNLIGFTRFVDLAMQCVEEAAADRPTMSEVVKMLESILQNDGLETNSTSASSSITDFGTAIAASRHPYNKDSLQRKEMNDTHAFDYSGGYTLPTNVEPK; encoded by the exons ATGTCAGCCGTCCGGCTGTTACTATGCTGTCTCATTTTCTCTTCTGGCATTCATTTAACATACTCTGTCACAGACCCCAAAGATG TTACAATACTTCGATCACTGAAAGACCAGTGGCTAAATACACCACCTAGTTGGCAGAAATCAGATGATCCTTGCGGAACATCCTGGGAAGGTGTGACCTGCAACAACTCGAGGGTAACTGCATT GGGATTATCGACAATGGGACTGAAAGGAAAATTAAGCGGTGACATTGGGGGGCTTACTGAATTAATTTCCTT AGACTTGTCGTTCAATCGAGGACTTACAGGTTCCCTCTCTCCGCGGATAGGAGATCTGCAGAAACTAAACATATT AATCCTTGCTGGCTGTAGCTTCAGTGGCAGTTTACCGAAGGAGTTGGGAAAACTTGCTGAGTTATCTTTCTT AGCACTTAACTCAAATAATTTCACCGGTGTGATTCCACCAACTCTTGGCAATCTGTCAAAACTCTACTGGCTTGATCTAGCAGATAACCAGTTAACAGGACCAATTCCTGTTTCAACCTCCTCAAGTCCGGGTTTGGACCTTTTGAAAAAGGCAAAACACTT CCATTTTAATAAAAATCAACTTTCAGGCTCTATTCCGGACATTCTTTTTAGTGGTGACATGGTGCTAATACATGT ACTGTTTGATGGAAATCAACTTAGCGGGAGCATTCCGTTTACACTAGGATATGTTCAGACACTTGAGGTTCT TCGGCTCGATAGAAATGCCTTAAACGGCAGTGTCCCATCAAACCTTAACAATCTCACAAGTGTTGTAGAGTT GAATTTAGCTCAAAATGAACTGTCTGGTCCACTACCAGATTTAAGTGGAATGAATTCCCTTAACTATCT GGACTTGAGCAATAATTCCTTCCATAGATCGGAGGCGCCAGTATGGTTCTCGACATTACAGTCTCTAACCACTCT AGTCATTGAGTATGGCTCACTCCACGGATCAGTGCATCAGAAACTTTTCGCTTTACCTCAATTACAACAAGT GAAGCTGAGGAACAACGCGTTTAATGACACGTTGAACATGGGTGGTATCAGTGGCAGGCAACTCACACTTGTTGATTTACAGAACAACGAGATTTCCTCGATAACGCTTGGCTCTGGATACAAGAATATATTGAT ACTGATCGGAAACCCCGTCTGTGACACGGCCCTTGGAAACACGAATTACTGCCAGCTTCAGCAGCAATCTGCAAAACCTTATTCTACCAGCCTAGCTAACTGTGGGAGCAAATCATGTCCAGCAGATCAAAAAGTTAGCCCGCAAAGTTGTGATTGTGCTTATCCGTACGAGGGAACATTCTACTTTAGAGGACCCTCTTTTAGGGAGTTGTCCAATGCTAATACGTTCCATTCACTCGAAATGAGCCTGTGGGTGAAATTAGACCTCACGCCCGGTTCAGTTTCTCTGCAGAACCCCTTCTTCAACATTGATGATTATCTTCAGGTGCAGTTAGAACTATTTCCACCCGCAGGAAAGTTTTTCAATAGGTCAGAGGTTGAGCGGAttggatttaaattgagtaaCCAAACGTATAAGCCGCCTCCTCAGTTTGGACCTTACTATTTTATAGCATCTCCTTACACTTTCCAAG CTGAACGTGGAGAAGCTTCTATTAGCTCAAGACAAGTTATTGGAATAGCTATTGGGTGTACCGTCCTGGTCCTCTTGCTTTTTGGTCTTGCGATATACGCTATTCAGCAAAAGAAAATTGCTGAAAGAGCTATTGGATTGAGTAGACCATTTG CATCGTGGGCTCCAAGTGGCAACGACAGTGAAAGTGCACCACAACTGAAGGGAGCGAGATGGTTTTCTTATGACGAACTCAAGAAATGCACGAGTAACTTTTCAGAGAGAAATGAGATTGGTTCCGGTGGCTATGGGAAG GTCTACAGAGGAATGCTCATGAATGGGCAAGTAATTGCTATCAAAAGGGCTCAACATGGATCTATGCAAGGTGGACTAGAGTTCAAGACCGAAATTGAGTTGCTTTCAAGGGTTCATCACAAAAACCTAGTTGGTCTGGTTGGATTCTGTTTTGAGCAAGGCGAACAAGTACTGGTATacgagtatatgccaaatggtTCTCTCAGGGAGAATTTGTCAG GGAAAACAGGCATTAATCTAGATTGGAAGAGGAGACTCCGTGTTGCGCTTGATTCAGCTAGAGGATTAGCTTATCTGCATGAGCTTGCAAATCCTCCTATAATTCACAGAGATGTGAAATCGACTAATATTTTGTTGGATCAGAATTTAACAGCAAAGGTCGCGGATTTTGGCTTGTCCAAACTCGTGTCAGATAGCTCAAAGGGTCATGTTTCCACTCAAGTTAAAGGCACATTG GGTTATCTAGATCCTGAATACTACATGACTCAACAATTAACTGAGAAAAGCGATGTGTATAGCTTTGGTGTTGTAATGCTGGAACTCATAACTGCAAAACAACCAATAGAGAAGGGAAAATACGTTGTTCGAGAGATGAGAACAGCAATTAATAAGAACGAGGAGGAGCACTATGGCTTGAGCAATATGATTGATCCAGTCATTAGAAGCACGCCGAATCTAATTGGCTTTACAAGGTTTGTGGATTTGGCAATGCAATGTGTTGAAGAGGCTGCTGCTGATCGTCCAACGATGAGTGAAGTGGTAAAAATGCTTGAAAGTATTCTTCAAAATGATGGTCTGGAGACTAATTCTACGTCTGCATCATCATCGATAACGGATTTTGGGACAGCAATAGCTGCTTCTAGACATCCTTATAATAAGGATAGTCTACAGAGAAAAGAAATGAATGATACTCATGCTTTTGATTACAGTGGTGGATACACTCTTCCCACAAATGTGGAACCAAAATAG
- the LOC132048660 gene encoding secreted RxLR effector protein 161-like: MEKCSSSPVPIQKGDKFSLNRCPKNELEREQMKDIPYASIVGSIMYAQICTRPDISFAVGMLGRYQSNPRMDHWKAAKKVLRYLQGTKDYMLTYRRSDHLDVVGHSDSDYAGCVDTRKSTFGYLFLLAGGPISWKSAK; this comes from the coding sequence ATGGAAAAATGCTCATCAAGTCCCGTTCCAATTCAGAAAGGAGATAAATTTAGTCTCAATCGATGTCCAAAGAATGAATTAGAACGAGAGCAAATGAAAGATATTCCTTATGCATCAATAGTTGGGAGCATAATGTATGCCCAGATATGTACGAGACCAGACATTAGTTTTGCTGTTGGAATGCTGGGTCGATATCAAAGTAATCCAAGAATGGACCACTGGAAGGCTGCAAAGAAAGTGTTGCGATACTTGCAAGGAACGAAAGATTATATGCTCACTTATAGAAGATCTGATCATCTTGATGTGGTTGGACATTCAGATTCAGATTATGCTGGTTGTGTGGACACAAGAAAATCCACATTTGGTTATTTGTTCCTGTTAGCTGGAGGACCAATATCGTGGAAAAGTGCGAAGTAG